The window TATACTCCTTCTTCACTTCATAGGAGAAATATTCATTATAAAAAAGAGGACAAAAAACCTTTTTCTTCAGCAGAGACTATATTAACAGTAATATTAATTTTGTTGATAATACTTGTTGTAATATATGTAGTATATCTATTAACCTTACATAGTCAATATCCAAATATTTTAGATGCTATAAACTCATTATTTTAGTTTATAATTATTTACTTATTTTTAATATTTTATTATTTGATTTTATAGAAAATTCAAACCGATCTTTTAATTTAACAAGTTTTTTTATCTACATCTATTGCAACAGTTTCATTGCTTCGACTATGTTTATATGTATTAAAGGCTTTTTCAAATTCTGATCCCTACAAATTTTCATTATAATATTTACTGGCTTTAAATCCAGCTACAAGATATATAGTTTGTTTTTCTAAATCAAAATTATATTTTTTATCTGCATCTTCTACCATATTTATCCTTTTATTTAAATTAATAATTATTAAATAGCTATTTCTATTTTATCATATTTTAAAAAAGGTATTTTACTATTTTTTAAACCTTTTTTGAAGCTAACTAAACCTTCTTCAGCTAATTGATTTATTTTATTTGTTGTATTTGCTGGATCCTTGTTTATTTTATTTGCTATTTCTCTTACTGATTTTGGCTTTTCATTTTTAATAATATTTAATAATTTTATTTCATTCTCCCCAATACTTATATTATCAGTTATGATAATCTCTTCTTGTCTTATATTTTCTTCAGGATTTTCAGTTAATAATTTCCAATTCTCTAAATCAGCATATAAAAGGTTTTTCGGTGCTTTTTCTAATGCTTTTTCTAGTTTTTCCATGCTTCCATATTTTTTTTCCATTCTTTTATTATATTCTTGTGTTGTTTCTTCTTTAATTAAGGTAATAATCATTTATTTCAACTCCTTTATTATTTCTTTTAATATTAATTCTTTATTTTTATTAATGTGAAATATAATAATATCTAGGTTTTCTTTTTGTGTGTCATGCTTTATTTTCATTTCTTCCTTATGGTTTTCTGGGTTTGGGTGTATGTGCCCTCCTTTATTATGATAATTGTCTAATAATACTTCATCAGGCATTATAATAATTGATCACCCTCCACTTGCTTTTAATATGTATATGGTTTTTCCATGTATTCGCAATGTCGTTTGTGTTTTACCCATGTATAGTAATATGTTACTCAGAATATATAAATATATTGTAAAAAAATACTATATCAATAATTGAAAAATATTTATTCTAGAAGATCCAATAAAAAGAAAAAAGATAAATATTTAGACTTTTTATATACATTTAAAAATAATAATAATAATAATAATAATAGAGTAATA is drawn from Methanobrevibacter arboriphilus JCM 13429 = DSM 1125 and contains these coding sequences:
- a CDS encoding HVO_A0114 family putative DNA-binding protein — encoded protein: MIITLIKEETTQEYNKRMEKKYGSMEKLEKALEKAPKNLLYADLENWKLLTENPEENIRQEEIIITDNISIGENEIKLLNIIKNEKPKSVREIANKINKDPANTTNKINQLAEEGLVSFKKGLKNSKIPFLKYDKIEIAI